Proteins from one Juglans microcarpa x Juglans regia isolate MS1-56 chromosome 1S, Jm3101_v1.0, whole genome shotgun sequence genomic window:
- the LOC121247492 gene encoding cation/H(+) antiporter 15-like yields MYGGYFGVFIRMLAKEGETWKMYHLACGEFSEDEEIYVFGWEVEDAQKIRKSVIDSANNNVKSNGIWMGDNPLAHIFPLLLLQGTLAFVACRAIYFVLRPLKQPKFVCYILVWLLIGLLDHLFRVVFFWAFYSRAETCNRTKIVPTDGEDGVRDSSRNWEVYFNFLIAVKVDVSRVLSTNRKAWSIGATSFALPFSILFLLMVGCINYIGGVTRTIFCFKMSTFMSTSYIPAVANALEELNLVTSEFGLLASSCAFVHSLILWSLMPVAVVLTQKTLVKSIAAALSLFALALFTFFVVRPTIFWMVKKTPQGEPVREVFVVSTLIGVLVMGCLTNILGLSLSLGAVLFGCIIPEGPPLASILVEKSETFVSDILMPLWYFRVGIEMDVHSIYNWKTFVIFHCILLVSYFAKFVGVLLTSLSFKIRPRHAALLGLIMNCKGVIDVMAFFRWKASKHVLDDQSFFVLVSSTLAVTAFVTPLVEIFYKPQTLHGCAYNNPSNNPQGLRTIQSTPRNSKFQIICCIHNEENVRSIITLLEASNPTEARPICVYVIQLMDILGRAVPLVIPYNKHNLRQFKWILNSTSFSFDHIMQAFTNYSENSIGPITIHPFTIIAPYQNMHENISKLAQDNLVPLIIVPYHENQRATQGNQVASAIHVLNTNVQKHAPCTVGVLVDRHFRNSSSGHFSYDVAIIFIGGKDDREALAYAAQMSHHPNVSITVIRVISLTNKKDHDESDSEYVRMERMMDEDVYDGFKKENVGNACVVCWEIMVDHILRVGDPIHSSGRHYDLVMVGQRHFEVDNFDDKEMPAFATNDDLGVVGDIIYASFNLYGGWSSLLVLKHCGIMYKKFF; encoded by the exons ATGTACGGAGGGTATTTTGGGGTGTTCATAAGAATGCTGGCTAAGGAAGGCGAGACATGGAAAATGTACCACTTGGCCTGCGGCGAGTTCTCGGAAGACGAAGAGATCTATGTTTTTGGATGG GAAGTAGAAGATGCTCAGAAAATCCGTAAATCAGTGATTGATAGtgctaat AATAATGTTAAGTCCAACGGCATTTGGATGGGAGATAATCCCCTCGCCCACATCTTTCCTTTGTTGTTGCTCCAAGGGACATTGGCATTCGTTGCGTGCCGAGCTATCTACTTTGTTCTTCGGCCACTAAAACAACCCAAATTTGTCTGCTATATCTTGGTATGGCTTCTGATTGGATTACTTGATCATCTTTTCCG GGTGGTATTCTTTTGGGCCTTCTATTCTAGGGCAGAAACATGTAATCGGACAAAGATTGTTCCTACCGACGGAGAAGATGGTGTTAGGGACTCTAGCCGCAATTGGGAAGTGTACTTCAACTTTCTTATTGCAGTGAAAGTGGATGTGTCAAGGGTTTTAAGTACAAATAGGAAGGCATGGAGCATTGGTGCTACAAGCTTCGCGCTTCCTTTTTCCATTCTCTTTTTACTCATGGTCGGGTGTATAAACTACATTGGTGGAGTGACACGGAccattttctgttttaagaTGTCCACTTTTATGTCTACATCCTATATCCCAGCGGTTGCCAATGCCTTAGAAGAACTCAACCTCGTAACTTCTGAGTTCGGCCTACTTGCCTCTTCCTGCGCATTCGTCCATTCTCTCATCCTTTGGTCCTTAATGCCCGTCGCCGTAGTCTTAACCCAAAAAACCCTTGTCAAATCAATCGCCGCAGCTCTTTCCCTTTTTGCTTTGGCACTCTTCACATTCTTTGTGGTCCGTCCGACAATATTTTGGATGGTCAAGAAAACACCACAAGGGGAACCCGTTCGTGAAGTCTTTGTTGTATCAACACTAATTGGAGTTTTAGTCATGGGATGTCTCACTAACATTTTGGGCCTCAGTTTATCTCTTGGCGCTGTACTGTTTGGGTGTATAATACCTGAGGGACCGCCTCTGGCTTCCATTTTAGTAGAGAAGTCAGAGACGTTTGTGTCTGATATCCTGATGCCATTATGGTATTTTCGTGTTGGCATAGAAATGGATGTGCATTCCATTTATAATTGGAAGACCTTCGTCATTTTCCATTGTATCCTTTTGGTATCATACTTTGCCAAGTTTGTGGGAGTGCTGCTAACTTCACTGTCATTCAAAATTAGACCAAGACATGCTGCCCTACTCGGTCTAATTATGAATTGTAAGGGCGTAATAGATGTCATGGCTTTTTTCCGATGGAAGGCTAGCAAG CATGTACTAGATGACCAGTCCTTTTTTGTATTGGTGTCGTCCACGTTGGCCGTGACCGCATTTGTAACACCATTGGTAGAAATCTTTTACAAACCTCAAACGTTACATGGATGTGCTTATAATAATCCCTCAAACAACCCCCAAGGCTTGAGAACAATCCAAAGCACACCGCGTAACTCAAAGTTTCAGATCATTTGTTGTATCCACAATGAGGAAAACGTGCGCAGCATCATCACCCTCCTCGAGGCCTCCAACCCTACTGAAGCCAGACCTATTTGTGTCTACGTAATCCAGCTTATGGACATCCTCGGTCGAGCCGTTCCACTTGTTATCCCTTACAATAAACATAACCTGAGGCAGTTTAAGTGGATCCTCAACAGTACCTCCTTCAGCTTCGATCACATTATGCAAGCCTTCACGAACTACTCTGAAAACTCCATTGGTCCTATTACCATCCATCCCTTCACCATCATCGCCCCTTACCAGAACATGCACGAAAACATTTCAAAACTGGCTCAAGACAATCTAGTCCCTCTCATTATAGTTCCCTACCATGAGAACCAGAGGGCTACACAAGGTAACCAAGTCGCTAGCGCAATACATGTTCTCAATACTAATGTACAAAAACATGCCCCTTGCACCGTGGGTGTTCTGGTTGATCGACACTTCCGTAACAGTAGCTCTGGCCACTTTTCTTACGACGTTGCTATAATTTTCATCGGCGGAAAGGATGATCGCGAGGCCCTCGCATATGCGGCTCAAATGTCGCACCATCCAAATGTGAGTATCACTGTGATACGTGTTATCTCACTTACAAATAAGAAAGACCATGACGAGAGCGATTCCGAGTACGTAAGGATGGAGAGGATGATGGATGAAGATGTGTATGACGGATTCAAGAAGGAGAACGTTGGCAATGCGTGCGTGGTTTGTTGGGAGATTATGGTGGACCATATTTTGAGAGTGGGGGACCCAATTCATTCTTCAGGCAGACATTACGACCTTGTGATGGTGGGCCAACGGCACTTTGAGGTAGATAATTTTGACGACAAAGAAATGCCTGCGTTTGCGACCAATGATGATTTGGGAGTGGTGGGCGATATTATATATGCTTCGTTCAACTTATATGGGGGTTGGTCGTCTTTATTGGTGCTCAAGCATTGTGGGATTatgtataagaaatttttttag
- the LOC121246610 gene encoding laccase-12-like: MGALYNIFADSRASFFLFGLVLLFASAMSTLAHAKTHHHKFVVQATPVKRLCKTHNSITVNGQYPGPTLEVNNGDTLVVKVTNKARYNVTIHWHGIRQMRTAWADGPEFVTQCPIRPGGSYTYRFTIQGQEGTLWWHAHSSWLRATVYGALIIRPKEGGSYPFPKPKRETPILLGEWWDANPIDIVREATRTGAAPNVSDAYTINGQPGDLYNCSSKGTYIVPIDSGETNLLRVINAALNQPLFFKVANHKLRVVGADASYTKPFSTSVLMLGPGQTTDVLINGDQPSGRYYIAARAYASAPNAPFDNTTTTAILEYKSAPCAAKNCAASKPVMTSLPAFNDTATVTAFSNSFRSPNKVEVPTEVDENLFFTIGLGLNKCPPHFRARRCQGPNGTRFAASMNNVSFVLPSNISVLQAYQQGIPGVFTADFPANPPLKFDYTGNVSRSLWQPVPGTKGYKLKYGSRVQVVLQDTSIFTPENHPIHLHGYDFYIIAEGFGNFNPKTDTAKFNLVDPPLRNTASVPVNGWAVIRFVADNPGAWLLHCHLDVHINWGLAMVFLVDNGVGELQTIEHPPADLPLC, translated from the exons ATGGGAGCCCTCTACAACATTTTTGCCGATTCTCGGgcctctttcttccttttcggtcttgttcttctttttgCTTCAGCAATGTCGACCTTGGCACATGCCAAAACTCATCACCACAAATTTGTC GTTCAAGCGACACCAGTGAAGAGGCTGTGCAAAACCCACAACAGCATCACGGTGAATGGGCAGTATCCCGGTCCAACTTTGGAAGTCAATAATGGCGACACTTTGGTTGTTAAAGTCACTAACAAAGCTCGATACAATGTCACCATTCACTg GCATGGCATTCGGCAAATGAGGACAGCATGGGCAGACGGGCCAGAATTCGTGACCCAGTGCCCGATTCGGCCAGGAGGGAGTTACACGTATCGTTTCACTATTCAGGGACAAGAAGGAACATTGTGGTGGCATGCTCATAGCTCATGGCTTAGAGCCACCGTTTATGGAGCTCTGATTATTCGTCCTAAAGAAGGAGGTTCCTACCCATTCCCTAAGCCAAAGCGTGAAACACCCATTCTTCTTG GTGAATGGTGGGACGCAAACCCCATTGACATTGTGAGGGAGGCGACTCGGACAGGAGCAGCTCCAAACGTATCAGATGCGTACACCATTAACGGTCAACCTGGCGATCTTTACAATTGCTCCAGCAAAG GTACTTACATAGTTCCAATAGACTCTGGCGAGACCAACCTCCTCCGTGTCATTAATGCCGCCCTGAACCAGCCGCTATTCTTCAAGGTTGCAAATCACAAGCTCAGAGTTGTTGGCGCCGATGCCTCCTACACCAAACCATTCTCTACCTCAGTCCTCATGCTAGGGCCTGGCCAAACCACTGATGTTTTGATCAATGGTGACCAGCCCTCAGGTCGATACTACATAGCTGCACGTGCCTATGCCAGTGCCCCAAATGCACCTTTCGACAACACCACCACAACAGCCATTCTCGAGTACAAGTCCGCTCCTTGCGCTGCCAAAAACTGCGCAGCAAGCAAACCAGTTATGACAAGCCTACCGGCTTTCAATGACACGGCTACTGTCACTGCCTTCAGTAACAGTTTCAGAAGTCCCAATAAAGTGGAAGTCCCCACTGAAGTCGATGAGAACCTCTTCTTCACAATTGGTCTAGGACTCAATAAATGCCCACCACATTTCAGAGCCAGGCGGTGTCAGGGCCCTAATGGAACACGCTTTGCTGCCAGCATGAACAATGTGTCTTTTGTGCTCCCATCCAATATCTCTGTACTTCAAGCTTATCAGCAAGGCATACCAGGAGTTTTCACTGCTGATTTTCCTGCAAACCCACCTCTAAAGTTCGATTATACGGGGAATGTCAGTCGCTCACTTTGGCAACCTGTTCCGGGGACTAAGGGGTACAAGTTGAAGTACGGGTCAAGGGTCCAGGTCGTGTTACAAGACACTAGTATTTTCACCCCTGAAAACCACCCCATCCATCTTCATGGATACGATTTCTACATCATTGCGGAGGGGTTTGGAAATTTCAATCCCAAGACTGATACTGCCAAATTTAACCTTGTTGATCCACCTCTTAGGAACACAGCGTCAGTGCCAGTGAATGGATGGGCAGTCATCAGATTTGTCGCTGACAATccag GTGCCTGGCTACTGCACTGTCACTTGGATGTTCACATCAACTGGGGTTTGGCCATGGTGTTCCTGGTAGACAACGGAGTTGGAGAATTGCAGACTATAGAGCATCCGCCGGCGGATCTGCCACTTTGTTAA